GTGTAGGGAATGTCAGCGTAGGCCGTCTGCGGATCGGGCTGCACCGGGGTGATGACCGGCGGCAACGGATCATTGGTAATGATCAGGTTCTTCACATCCGTAAAATCGAAGCCTCCGCCACTCCAGTCCGTTCCGTAGAAACGCAGGCGACTCACGTTCGTGACGTCGAAGGTTCCTCCCTCGCTGTAGCTCTTGTTGACAAAGACTACCACATGCGACCATGTCGGGTACCAATCGCCGAAGGGGAAGAAGTTTACATTGGGCCCGTAAACGATGCCAAAATCCCGATATCCCAGATACGTGTTACCGTCAGCGGCATAGGTGTAAATGCGGACAAAGATGTTCGCATCGCCGTAGGGGTTGCTATTCGTTGCGGCATCCTGGTAGACGCGAGCATCGAACTCAATCCGCGTGCAGGGATGGCTTAGGTCCAAGCCCGTGCCCGGAGTCGTGATATGGGCCAGATTGGTGTCGAGGTAGGGACCGTAGTACCACCCCGAGTTGTAGTTGTTCCGGACGTAGCCTTCCGCCTCGTCCGCGCGGAAGCTGATGCTTCCGTTTAGATTCGGGGGAACATAGATCGCGTCGCCGTTGGGTGACTGGCTATTATAGGTGTCACCGTAATTGATCTGAGCATCCATGGGCACGTCGACGAGGACTGCACCCAAACCGATCGGTCCGCTGGTCGCCAGGATCAGCCCCGCCAGCCAAACTATCGAGTGTCTCATCTAACTCCTCCTCTTATTCCCGTGATTTCTGCAAGAACAACCCTGCCGCACACGCTGCGACAACGAGTCTTGATGACTTGCTGATCGTAGATCTTTCGCCTCCATATAGCTACGCCGTTAAAGGCTCATTGGTGCCAGCCCTTGTGAGTCTTGACGGCTCCGGGCCATTTGTGCTTCTTGGTCCACCACGATGGTGACAGGTCCGGGGGAAAGCTCGCCTCATTCTCAGGTGTACCCTCCGGGTAGGTGTTGTAACTGCCCGGGAAAGGCCGCTCATCGATGTCTTTGTCATTTACGAAACCGGTCCCGGCCGGATAACCGATCCGGGTGTGCTCGCGCGGTCGCCAGAAGTAGTGCTCGTTGGTTCTCAAGCCGCGGATGCGACCATCTGAATAGCGATCGGCAAGGTTAAGCCTGACCAGCCGCACGCTCGAATCAAGAAACAGCACGTTCGCGGCCAGCAGTGAGCGGCTACCGTGCCGATACCCCACGGTGTTACCACCCCAATAGGGAACGGTTGGACGGTTGTATTCGAGGCCTTCGGCGCTGAAACCGTGCATCCAGTTCCACCACCCGTCGGCGGCCAGAACCAGGTTACTTGTTTGCTTTTCGATAGAGAATTTGGTCCCTTGTACCTGCCAGCCCGCAGTGGCACAGGGAACGGAAATGCCGATGCTGTAATCCGATCCCGGCCCGCCGCCTTGCGGAATGGGGTAGTTGAATCCCCATTCCACCCCCCGCAACTGGTTCATCGGGTCGGGTCTCTTGTCCTTCGGGCAGTAACCTGTCTCCAGGTTCCCCAGGTGTTTCTTGGCAAACAAGACGTCAATCCACGTGGCCATGATATTCTGATGCCCCACCGCACCCGATGCCCCGCCATCGTCCAGCAGCGGAAAGTACTTGGCTTGCTCGTAACAATAACGCAGCGAAAGCCCCACCTGCCGGAGATTCGAGGCGCACACCACCGTCTTGGCCTGCTCCCTGGCCCCCGTCAATGACGGCAGCAGAATAGCGATTAACAAGGCGATGATGGCCACGACGACCAACAACTCGATGAGCGTGAACGCGCGATGGAAATCACGGCTATGTTTCATCGTCAACCCCCGCGATCCGGAATCAGTCCTTGACCGGGACCATGCCGGTCGCTGAACTGCCGCATTTCGGGCAATTCGCCATAATCGGCGGGTGCGGCGGATCACCAACCGGCTCGGGCACGAATGTCGCTTTGCACTGATCACACTGCCACAATTGCCAGGCAGCCGGTTTCCCGCAACTGCCACACTTGAACGGAGGCCTGGCCGCCGTATCCAACTTGGCCGTGAACTCGTTCCCACACGCCAGGCACTTGAGTCTCGCCTTGTAGTCCGTCCGGTCGGTAATATCATTGACATTTCCCGCCCGCAGCGCATATATAGCCACCGCCAAAGCCAGCAGCCCGATCGCAACGAGTATCTTTGCCCAGTTGCTCACTGGTTACTCACAACGTCTTCATCCGATGTTTGAAACCTGAGGGCAGACCGCCTTCTCGCGGGCCGCAACCCAAACGCACAGCGACCGGAAAACATGCGCGCAGGCCGCACCGCTCTCTGGCCGTAACGTTCCAGACTCGTTCCGCCCGCCGGCATGACATGCCCGCCGGCAACACTCGGAACGTACCCCCCTCCTTGACTTCGTTCACCTACCTTAATCTAGCCTATGATCGCCGAAATTCAAGATCCTCCACCTTTTGGAAAAGACCCGAATCGGTGCTCAGCAAGGCCGAGGTTGAATTTTCTCAGCAATATTTCTCCCCTGAACGGCAGCACAAGCACCCCCGCCTCGGTTTTGCTGCCCCCAACAGCGCCTCGTTCAATGTCGATCGAAGGTATCTACCGAGGTATCGTCTTGCCGCCTTACCAGCCGCCCGGCGTGTTCCCAGAAAACACAAAGAGGGCGGGCAGAAAAGCCCGCCCTCCGCAAGGAACGGTCTTAACCGCGTCTCCGCATCAGGAGCAGGCCGCCCAGAGCAAGCAGCCCCAGCGATGCCGGCTCCGGCACCGCCGTGATCACAAAATTGTCGATATAGGCTATGCTTGCGCCTGTACCCGTGGCGGCATCGTGACCGAGGTAGATCGTCCAGCCGGTCAGAGTGGTAATGTTGGCGATCGGGATGCCATCGTCAACCAGGACGCCGTCGTACCAGGAGTAGGCCTTCGACTCCTGGAAGTCCCAAACCATCGTGACGTTCGCATACCGGTCGAACACGGTCGGAGTTGAGCCGGCACCCGGGTTCCACCCGTGGGGCAGCGTACCGCCGAGATCCCATTGCAGGCCATACGTGGGCTCGCCCGCGTCCCACCACCACCACCACAGGTTCTCCGGCGCGTACTGCCCTGCAGGGCGATAGATGTCGTAGCTCACGGTCACGATCTGCCCCGCAAGATTGATCGCCGGAATGGCATGATCCATGGAAGACGTAGCTCCCTGGATATCGGGTACTTCGAGCTTAACAGCCTGTTGGCCAAGGACCGGATGGGGAGCGCTCACGACCACCGGATCCGCTCCGCCACCACCTCCTCCGCTCGTCCATCCATCTTGGCCGGCCAGCGCCCCCAGAACGATTCCAGGCGCCTCAAACCCGTTGGAGTCATACAAGGTGACTGCCAACACCGGCCCGGCCGCGAGCAACACGGCCAAGCCACATAACACATTCGTGAGTCTCATTGCTTTTCCCCTTTCTCTTTACGACCTGCGGCGGCGGGCAACCACCAAGCCACCCAGGGCAAGCAGCACCAGAGCCGCCGGCTCCGGCGTGATCAGCAGGTTTTTGAAATCGACGAAATCTGTTCCCTGGCCAGACCAATCCGTGCCGTAGAACCGGATGCGACTGACGTTGGTGACGTCAAACGAACCGCCATCGGTGTGCGTGGCCCCATTGACATCGATGGTGAGGTGCCACCACGTGGGGTACCAGGCACCGTACGGCGGGTTGCTGCTGTTCGCACCGTAGACAATCCCGTAATCCCTGTACCCCAAATACGTGTTGCCGTCAGCCCCATAGGTGTAGATTCGAACGAAGATCTGGGCATCGCCATAGGGGTTGGTATTCATCTCGGGGTCCTGGTAGTACCGGGCATCGAACTCGATCTTCGCATCGGCGGCGCTCAGATCCAACCCGCTGCCCGGCGTGGTGATGCCGGCCAGGTTCAGGTCGACATACTGATACCACCAGCCTCCCGCCCCGCCCCCATAGACCAGATTGTGCCGGACATGGCTTCCGGGGAAAAAGGTCTGCGTATCGGCGTTGAACGCGGGGTAAATGGCGTCTCCGCTGGGAGACTGGCTGTTGTAGGTGTAGCCCAGGTTGATTTGCTGGTCCATCGGTATCGACACCGGTAGAGCTGCAAGAGCCGCGGTTCCGACAACCAGCAGCGCCGCGACAGCCAATAGAATAGTCCTCATGGTTTTCGTCCTCCTCTTGGTAACGAACTTCACTTGTTTCACCTCAGGGCTGACTGAGTACCCTGCGATCCGCATGAACATCATTTTCGATACGCCAATGGCGCGATTGCCACATGGCACATAGGGCCGCAGTTAAGGCCGTCAGAGGAACGACAACAAAACCGTCAGAGGAACGCTCAGAGGTGCGCTCGTCCCCCCCTCTGCTCGACCGCTGAGAAAGCGCAAACAGCGGCCCCTCTAGCCTGCTATAGTAATGATTGGGCTGACCGGGGTCAACCCTTAATCGTCTTGGTTAGGCGTTTTTTCGCTAATTCATCATTCCGTCGTCACCCGCGCCAAAGCCGGGTATGGCTGGAGGGCCTGGAGGCTTGCCGAGAAACGCGCTCCGGCCAGAGGCTGGCCGGCCGCGACAGGCTTCTAAGCCGCTCTCCGAACGCAAGTTAGGGATGGCAGGTTTGGACCAGGGATGCGATCTTGACCATCCGGGGCCTCGTCCAGATGCGGCTGGTCGCCGGATAATCCCTGATTGGATCGCCTTATGGCAGGTGCGTGACAGTCTGGGCGGGCATGCCGACCGGTCCAGGTTGGGCGATCAAGGCCCTCCGGGTTTTCCCGCCAAAGGCGGGCTGATGGGCTGGCCGTGATACGGCCGGTTGGTGGTCGCCTGCGGTTCTTCCTTTCTAGGGTCTCAGCCCGTTTCAACGGGCCTAACTGACAAGGACAGGCCCGTCAAATCGGGCTTGACGGGGTAACAAAGTGAAGGGGAAATTGGCCGACCGTGAACCAGTCGTAAAACGACCGGCCTGTTTGCCCTTCGGGAAAGACCGCTGAAGCTGAAGCGGTCTGCTTCCGGCTTGCGTTCACGACAACCGGGTCAGCCGCGAGGACTGCCGCCGCCGCTGTCACGGGCCCGCTTGGGGCAAGCCCGGGCGACCCAGACTTGGAAGCGGCTTGACTTCCGTGTACCCTGGCCAACCCCCAAGCGCTCATAGGGCAAACGCGGTGCTCCTCGCAGGCCCAAGAGTTGGCAGGAGACGGGAGGACAAGCAGAGCATGCCAGCCTACGTGTCGTTTCGGTGGCGTTCGTCGCGGTTCGCGCTCAGTGCCTTCTTCGCGGTGATGCCTGCCGCGAATGCCGCTGAGTCGCCCGAGGAGTCTCCCGGCCAAGGCTCGACCCGGCCGGCCACGGTGCCGGCAGGCCTTTCGGACGACTTGACCGTCTGGCCCAATAAGGTCAGCTATCGCAACTCGGACCCGTGGATCTGGCAGAATCATGATCGGATTCGCGAAATGCGGCCGCGCGTGTTGGTGCTCAACTTCGCCAACGACGTGGATATGCCCGGCATTCAGGAGCGTACCGATAAGCTCATCAAGGCCCTGGCCGAGAGCACACGCTACCACGGCTTCAAGGACCCTGACGCCCCGGCATTCCTGAGGTATGAGGTCGCCAAGTACGTCGATATGCGCGACCGGCCCGTGCCACCCGAGCGTCTACACAAGAACAGCGCCTTCCTGCCGCTCAAGCCCGATGGCCCCAAGGATTTCGGGTGCGATTACGGCACGTTCTATGGGGACGCCTTTGCCCGCTTCTATGGGTTCCAGGATCCGAGGAACGACCGGCGGTACTTGAACCTGCATGAGCTGATCAACGCGGGGGTCGTGCACGAGCTGTGGTTCTATGCGATCCATGAGTACGAGGTGGGCTGGCCGGCGTTTGAGGTCACCGAGTTCAAGCAGTATTACGATGACCAGTGCCGGCCGATCGAGGGCAAGCACGGTCCCGCCGGCAACGGGCATGATGATTCGATGCCGTGGTCCGGCCGCAGCTTCCGCATGGCCTTCTTCAACCCGCACCGCGGTACAGGCTGCCAGATGGAAAACTTCGGCCACGGTCTCGAGGCCTACGCGAATCACAACGCCATCGGCTATTGGCGGAAGTACTTCCGGGAGTTCGCGGAACTCAATCTGGATGAGCGGTTTAAGCTGCCGTTCAGCTCACTGTATGAAATGCCCTACGGCCGCGACAACGTCGTCTCTTACCCGACGGCGACGACCATGAAGATCAAGCACCACGATCAGGAATACACGGTGGAGCCCTACATCGCCGTCGGGGGCAATGCTCACTGGCCGCCCGGAGCCCGCCACCATTACGATCTGGACAGCTCGTACACCGTCAAAAGCACCATCGAGAACTACCGGCTGCGCAACGGCCCGGACGGCAAGGACAAGGTGCTCGATTTCAACAAGGAGAAATACGCCCCATACCGCAAGACCGTTCCCGACTGCATGGGCGCGTGGATGGTCTTCTGGCGGCAGTGTATGCCGGGGTTGGACAATAAGTGCGTCGATGACGACGGCAAACCCATGAAGAACTGGTGGGTGTTTCTGTTCTACTGATGTCGAACCGCAAATGATGAGGACCCGTCCTATGAACCGGCTTCAATCATATCTGACCCCGGTAGCGCTCGTGCTTTCTTTCTCGGTCTCGGCCATCGCGGCTGAAACGATCGCCCTGAGCGAGGATAACATGGAGATTACGAAAGATACGGTCGTCAAGCCTGGCCGCTATCGCTTGCCCGATCCCGGCGACGACGGCGCCGTGCGCATCATCGGAAACGACATTACGGTCGACTTCCAGGGAGCCGAGATCGACGGCTCCTCGGAAGGACGGCTTCCCGACGCCTTCACCGGCAGGGGAATCATCATCCGTGGCCGGAACATCACCCTCAGAAACGCAAAGGTTCGCGGTTACAAGGTGGGTATTTACGCGAACGAGTGTCCGGGGCTTCTCATCGAAGACGTCGACGTTTCCGGCAACTATCAGAAGCATCTGTTATCTACGCCGGAGGCCGAGGACGACAGCGATTGGATATTCGGGCATGAGAACGACAAGAAGGAATGGATAGCCAACTATGGAGCCGCCCTGTACGTCGAGCTGTCCGACAAGATCACGCTTCGCCGCGTGAAAGCCCGTCACGGCCAGAACGGCATCTGCATCGACCGCGTCAACGATTCCAAGATCTACGACAATGACTGCTCGTTCCTGTCCGGTTGGGGCCTGGCCATGTGGCGATCCAACCGCAACGTGATCACGCGGAACGCCTTCGACTTCTGTGTTCGGGGATACAGCCATGGCGTTTACAACCGCGGGCAGGATTCGGCGGGCATCTTCATGTTTGAGCAGAACTGCGAAAACGTCCTCGCGGAAAACTCCGCGACCCACGGCGGCGACTGCTTCTTCGGTTTCGCCGGCCTGGAGGCCCTCGGAGACAAGCCGGCGCCGAGCCCCGACTTCGATTACAGGCGGCGGGGCAACAACGACAACCTGCTGATCAACAACGATTTTTCCTACGCTCCGGCCCACGGCATCGAAATGACCTTCAGCTTCGGCAACAAGTTCATCGGCAACCGGCTGGTGGGCAACGCCATCTGCGGCGTCTGGGGCGGCTACTCGCAGGACACGCTGATCGCTGGCAATCTTTTCGAGGAAAACGGAGGAATGGGCTACGGTCTGGAAAGAGGCGGCGTCAACATCGAGCACGGCTCGGCGAACGTCATCAAGCACAACACCTTCAGAAACAACCGGTGCGGCGTGCACCTTTGGTGTGCCCCGAATCCGGATTTCATGCAGAAACCCTGGGGCAAGGCGAACCACCAGAATCTCAAACCCACGACGATTGCCTGGAACACGTTCGAGGGTGATGAGGTCGGCTTTCATCTGCGCCACGCAATCGAGACGATTCTCATCGACAATCGGATGACCGGCGTGAAACGGGAAATGGTCGCGGATGAGAACGCCAAGACCACCAGACTCGATCAGCCGGCCGAAAAATGGGAGCCTCCGAAGTATCCGGTCTTCGGTGACACCCGACCGGTCGGTGCCCGCAAGAAACTGGCTGGGCGACACAACATCATCATGACCGAGTGGGGACCGTACGATTTCACCGACTTCATCGTCTATCCTCGGAAGGTCCTGGCCGGTGAGAAGGCTACTGTGCAGATTCTCGGTCCCTCCGGCGACTTCAAGGTCACCAAGGTTACCGGCTCGGTTCACGTGACGCCCATGGAGGGCAGACTTCCCGGGATGGTCACGGTCTCTGCTGTGAAGAAGGGCGTGCTGCCTTTCTCCATCGAATTGGATGCGGGTGGCAAGAAGCTCTCAGCCGTCGGGACGCTGGTGTCCGCGGACTGGGACGTCAAGTTCTACAAATGGGATCCCGCCGACGATCCCCGCGAGCATCAGGACCGCTGGGAAGCGATGATCGCCAAACCGCCTGTCGAGACCCGGAAGCTCTCCGCCGTCGACTTCAAATGGGGCGGCGGCCAGGCCGGCGATAAAGTCGGAGCGGACCACTTCGGCACGGTGGCCACGACGACCATCGAACTCCCCGCCGGCAAGTACAAGATCTGGACGATTTCCGACGACGGGATCCGCGTCTGGATCGACGACCAGCGCATCATCGATGATTGGACGTGGCACCCGCCCAAGGAAAACGGCACCACCGTGGAATTGGAAGCGGGCGCGCACACGATCCGTGTCGAGCACTTCGAAATCGACGGCGTCGCACAACTCCAGTTTCGGATGGAACCCGCCGAACAGGACAACAGGTAGATGTCCCTTGTAAGAACGGCCCGCGATCGCGGTTCGCTGCGGCCGATAGCCGGAGTCCGCCCTGCGCACCGCTTTTATCAGGACCCGCCTGGGCCGCTCATGCCTTGAGATGAGGAGGCAAACCGGATATGCTGGAATAAACGCGAGAGGGACTGGCCGGTAGCGGTCTCAAGCAAAGCAGCCATCGAACTCAAAGGAGTGCGGAGATGAAGCGGGTATGTCGTCGCGCCGCCCTGATCGTGGGCCTGGTATGGGTACCGAATCTGGCGGCGGCTCAAGACCTTACGGTCCTGAGCCCCCGCGCCCTGCTCATCAACTTCGACCCCATCATCGAGAGCCGGTCCGGCAAACGATTGCACACGGTGGGCGGATGGAACGACCCTTCGGCCCTGACGGCCGGCTACATCAACGACTTCGAGGCCGTCAGCCACGGACTGCTTCAATACCGCCTGACCCGTACGGTCAACGCCGACGTGTGGCCGATCAAAGAGGATGGTTTCCGCTACACCGATGAATCGTATCTGCAATGCCTGTCCACCTGGTCGGGCTGGCATACACCGGATCTGTGTGACTACAAGGCCAAGGTCCGCGATTTTGACTTGGCCCGTAAGGTGGATTCCGGGGAGATCGACGAGGTGCTCGATCACAGCGCCCCGTACTTCGGCGGCTATGAGACGCGAATGATCGGCCGCGGAGGCTATTGGTGTAACTCGCCAGCCCTGACCCGCGTGGCCTGCTCCAAGATCTTCATCATCTCGGTGTTCAACTACGAGCGGGGCGTCGGCGAAATGCTCGAGGACTTCGGGCATCGCAGCGAATCCATCCTGACCCACGTGTATGGCGGTTGGTCGGCCCAGCAAACGCATGCCTGGAACCGTTTCACTCTTTACGACAAGGTTTACCCGGGGGAGGCGGCTTGCGGCAACGTGCACTTTGCCCCGAACAGCGATTCCGATTACGACTGGGGCAACTGGCGTTACGTGGACAGCACCGCCGATTACTGGCTCAACGTTTTCCCCGAAGGCTATCCGAGCCGGATCTCAGACTATAAGCGATCGATGAATTGCAGTGAGTGGGGCTACGGCGACATCCGCTTGCACCACAAGTGGTGGTTCGCCCGTTTTCCGCACGCTGCCGGCTCCATCACCGAGTACGGCATGACCCGCCTGAACAACTGGTGGGCCTACGTGCAGGATTTCAACACTTACCCCGAGAGCGGGGGCGACCATGTGCCCGGCGGTACGCCTCCCGCGGCCGAGCCGTATCCCGGCGTCTGCGTCGCGGTGAGCGCCAACCTCCGTGATGACTGGGCACCGCAGATCAACGCGGCCGGCCGGCTCGTCTGGCACGGTTCCGACGGGTCGGACTTCGAGATCTACTCCGCCGATCGCGACGGCCGGATGTTCACGCGGATCACCAATAACGCATTCAACGATGAGGACCCGAAGATCAACGCCTCCGGCCGCATCGTCTGGCAGGGATTCGACGGTCAGGACTACGAGATCTACAGCGCCAACGCTGACGGGACTGACGTTGTCCGGATTACCAACAATACCGTGAACGACTGGCATCCCCAGATCAACGACCTGGGCAAGGTGGTCTGGGACTCGTTTGAC
This is a stretch of genomic DNA from Phycisphaerae bacterium. It encodes these proteins:
- a CDS encoding prepilin-type N-terminal cleavage/methylation domain-containing protein; protein product: MKHSRDFHRAFTLIELLVVVAIIALLIAILLPSLTGAREQAKTVVCASNLRQVGLSLRYCYEQAKYFPLLDDGGASGAVGHQNIMATWIDVLFAKKHLGNLETGYCPKDKRPDPMNQLRGVEWGFNYPIPQGGGPGSDYSIGISVPCATAGWQVQGTKFSIEKQTSNLVLAADGWWNWMHGFSAEGLEYNRPTVPYWGGNTVGYRHGSRSLLAANVLFLDSSVRLVRLNLADRYSDGRIRGLRTNEHYFWRPREHTRIGYPAGTGFVNDKDIDERPFPGSYNTYPEGTPENEASFPPDLSPSWWTKKHKWPGAVKTHKGWHQ
- a CDS encoding PEP-CTERM sorting domain-containing protein, which codes for MRLTNVLCGLAVLLAAGPVLAVTLYDSNGFEAPGIVLGALAGQDGWTSGGGGGGADPVVVSAPHPVLGQQAVKLEVPDIQGATSSMDHAIPAINLAGQIVTVSYDIYRPAGQYAPENLWWWWWDAGEPTYGLQWDLGGTLPHGWNPGAGSTPTVFDRYANVTMVWDFQESKAYSWYDGVLVDDGIPIANITTLTGWTIYLGHDAATGTGASIAYIDNFVITAVPEPASLGLLALGGLLLMRRRG
- a CDS encoding PEP-CTERM sorting domain-containing protein (PEP-CTERM proteins occur, often in large numbers, in the proteomes of bacteria that also encode an exosortase, a predicted intramembrane cysteine proteinase. The presence of a PEP-CTERM domain at a protein's C-terminus predicts cleavage within the sorting domain, followed by covalent anchoring to some some component of the (usually Gram-negative) cell surface. Many PEP-CTERM proteins exhibit an unusual sequence composition that includes large numbers of potential glycosylation sites. Expression of one such protein has been shown restore the ability of a bacterium to form floc, a type of biofilm.), coding for MRTILLAVAALLVVGTAALAALPVSIPMDQQINLGYTYNSQSPSGDAIYPAFNADTQTFFPGSHVRHNLVYGGGAGGWWYQYVDLNLAGITTPGSGLDLSAADAKIEFDARYYQDPEMNTNPYGDAQIFVRIYTYGADGNTYLGYRDYGIVYGANSSNPPYGAWYPTWWHLTIDVNGATHTDGGSFDVTNVSRIRFYGTDWSGQGTDFVDFKNLLITPEPAALVLLALGGLVVARRRRS
- a CDS encoding right-handed parallel beta-helix repeat-containing protein, with the translated sequence MNRLQSYLTPVALVLSFSVSAIAAETIALSEDNMEITKDTVVKPGRYRLPDPGDDGAVRIIGNDITVDFQGAEIDGSSEGRLPDAFTGRGIIIRGRNITLRNAKVRGYKVGIYANECPGLLIEDVDVSGNYQKHLLSTPEAEDDSDWIFGHENDKKEWIANYGAALYVELSDKITLRRVKARHGQNGICIDRVNDSKIYDNDCSFLSGWGLAMWRSNRNVITRNAFDFCVRGYSHGVYNRGQDSAGIFMFEQNCENVLAENSATHGGDCFFGFAGLEALGDKPAPSPDFDYRRRGNNDNLLINNDFSYAPAHGIEMTFSFGNKFIGNRLVGNAICGVWGGYSQDTLIAGNLFEENGGMGYGLERGGVNIEHGSANVIKHNTFRNNRCGVHLWCAPNPDFMQKPWGKANHQNLKPTTIAWNTFEGDEVGFHLRHAIETILIDNRMTGVKREMVADENAKTTRLDQPAEKWEPPKYPVFGDTRPVGARKKLAGRHNIIMTEWGPYDFTDFIVYPRKVLAGEKATVQILGPSGDFKVTKVTGSVHVTPMEGRLPGMVTVSAVKKGVLPFSIELDAGGKKLSAVGTLVSADWDVKFYKWDPADDPREHQDRWEAMIAKPPVETRKLSAVDFKWGGGQAGDKVGADHFGTVATTTIELPAGKYKIWTISDDGIRVWIDDQRIIDDWTWHPPKENGTTVELEAGAHTIRVEHFEIDGVAQLQFRMEPAEQDNR